The following are encoded together in the Bacillus cereus group sp. RP43 genome:
- a CDS encoding energy-coupling factor transporter transmembrane protein EcfT has translation MQQLIIGRYIPGQSLIHQLDPRTKLLIVFLYVFVVFLANNAISYGFLFLYALIALFFAKVPIRYVLSGLKPILWIFLFTFFLHIFTNKEGEVLFQLGWFSIHEKGLEQGIYISIRFFVIILMTTLLTLTTTPIEITDGLETLLKPLKRMKVPVHEIALMMSISLRFIPTLMDETSKIMKAQASRGIDFAGGPIKDRMKAIISLLVPLFISAFKRAEDLAIAMEARGYRSGEGRTKFRQLRWKISDTVTIVSLLCLACILAWVRS, from the coding sequence ATGCAGCAGTTGATTATTGGGAGATACATTCCAGGTCAGTCACTCATTCATCAACTTGATCCTCGTACGAAGCTGTTGATTGTCTTTTTATATGTATTTGTTGTTTTCTTAGCAAATAATGCGATTTCATATGGATTTTTATTTTTATATGCACTCATTGCTTTATTTTTTGCAAAAGTGCCGATTCGTTATGTACTTTCGGGCTTAAAACCAATTTTATGGATTTTTCTTTTTACATTTTTCCTGCATATTTTTACAAATAAAGAAGGGGAAGTACTATTCCAGCTTGGTTGGTTTTCGATACATGAAAAAGGATTAGAGCAAGGAATCTACATTTCTATACGATTTTTCGTTATTATTTTAATGACGACATTATTAACGTTAACAACGACACCAATTGAGATTACAGATGGTTTAGAGACTTTATTAAAGCCGTTGAAGCGTATGAAAGTTCCTGTTCATGAAATCGCATTAATGATGTCAATTTCTCTTCGATTTATCCCCACATTAATGGATGAAACGAGTAAAATTATGAAAGCGCAGGCGTCACGTGGTATTGATTTTGCTGGGGGACCGATAAAAGATAGGATGAAAGCTATTATCTCACTACTCGTTCCACTATTTATCAGTGCTTTTAAGCGTGCAGAGGACTTAGCGATTGCGATGGAAGCTCGTGGATATCGAAGTGGCGAAGGACGTACTAAATTTAGGCAACTACGCTGGAAAATAAGTGATACAGTAACAATTGTAAG
- a CDS encoding energy-coupling factor ABC transporter ATP-binding protein — protein MEITFQKVEHRYQYKTPFERRALYDVDVSFPSGGYYAIIGHTGSGKSTMIQHLNGLLQPTNGTVQIGEHLISAGKKEKKLKPLRKKVGVVFQFPEHQLFEETVEKDICFGPTNFGVSEEEAKQKAKDAIQLVGLDIELLARSPFELSGGQMRRVAIAGVLAMEPEVLVLDEPTAGLDPKGQHELMEMFYNLHKEQGLTVILVTHNMEDAAKYADQIVVMHKGTVFLQGRAEEVFSHADELEQIGVDLPMSLKYKRAIEEKFGISISKATLSLEDLTHEVVQVLRKGGHESCSS, from the coding sequence TTGGAGATTACATTCCAAAAAGTAGAACATCGTTATCAATATAAAACTCCATTTGAAAGACGCGCACTTTATGATGTAGACGTGTCGTTTCCAAGTGGGGGCTATTATGCCATTATCGGTCATACTGGTTCAGGTAAGTCGACGATGATTCAACATTTAAATGGTTTATTGCAGCCGACAAATGGTACGGTTCAAATTGGTGAACATTTAATTTCAGCAGGGAAGAAAGAGAAGAAACTTAAGCCGCTACGAAAAAAAGTAGGGGTTGTCTTTCAGTTTCCAGAACATCAACTATTTGAAGAAACAGTTGAAAAGGACATTTGTTTTGGGCCTACTAATTTTGGTGTATCTGAAGAAGAGGCGAAACAAAAGGCAAAGGATGCAATCCAGCTTGTTGGATTGGACATAGAATTATTAGCACGTTCTCCGTTTGAATTAAGCGGTGGGCAAATGAGGCGTGTTGCAATAGCAGGCGTACTTGCGATGGAACCCGAAGTGCTTGTATTAGATGAACCTACAGCGGGGCTTGATCCGAAAGGACAGCACGAGCTCATGGAGATGTTTTACAATTTGCATAAGGAACAGGGGCTTACAGTCATTCTTGTCACCCATAATATGGAGGATGCCGCTAAGTATGCAGATCAAATAGTGGTCATGCATAAAGGAACGGTCTTTTTGCAAGGAAGAGCAGAGGAAGTATTTTCACATGCTGATGAATTAGAACAAATCGGTGTGGATCTTCCAATGTCTTTAAAGTATAAACGTGCAATTGAAGAGAAGTTTGGTATTTCAATTTCGAAGGCTACCTTATCTTTAGAGGATCTTACTCATGAAGTTGTACAGGTGTTACGAAAAGGTGGTCATGAATCATGCAGCAGTTGA